In Ignavibacteriales bacterium, the genomic window CCAGGTTGAATACCTTCAAACACCAGCGGATTTAGATTCGCACGGCCGGTATAAATCGCAGATGTCAGACCGGCAGGTCCGGAACCGATTATGATTACTTTATAATGATTTTCTGTCATAAATACTCCTATTCTTTTTTATTTTGAAGAATGTTCCGAACATTTTCTTGCATCCCTTCTAATTTTCTTCTTTTGATCGGACTGTTCTCAAATAGTTTATTGAATTCAGTTTCATTCATTGATAATATTTTTTCATGCTCTATTCCAATTGAATATTCGCGGGGTACAAACTCGGGTTCATCAGTGATATTAGTATTCTTTTGATTCCAGGGACAAATGTTCTGACAAATATCGCAACCGTAAATCCAATTATCATATTTGTCCGATAAATCTTTGCTTACTTCTCCCCGATGTTCAATTGTTAAATACGAAATGCATTTGCTTGCATCCAGAAGATACGGTGTTGCGATTGCATTCGTTGGGCAAACATTGATGCAGAGTGTGCATGAACCGCACATATCTTGGGTGGAATGATCATATCGAAGTTCAATATCGGTTAATATTATTCCAAGAAAAATCCATGAACCGTACTTTTGATTAATAATAATGGAATGTTTTCCCTGCCAACCAATACCTGCCCTATGAGCCCAAACTTTTTCCATAATGGGACCGGTATCAACTTCAATATAATTAAGCGCACCAGGACGCTTCGAAGATATGAATTCCGATAATTCTTTTAGTTTACTTTTAAGTACAGTGTGGTAATCTGCTCCCCAAGCATACCTTGATATTTTACCTTTGCTATTGCTCGTTGATATTTCCGGTTGATAATAATTTATCGCACAAACTATTACTGATTTCGCATATGGCATTATTTTTAAAGGATTCTTTCGCTCATCCTTCTTTTTTTCCAACCATCTCATGGTCCCATTGTATTTTCGATCTAGCCAATCGTCAAGCTTCAAACCTTCATTTATGAGAGGTTCAGCGTTGGCAAAACCTATTAATGAAAAGCCAATATCTTTTGCACGTGCTCGAATATCTTCAGATAATTCAGTCATTCACACTCAAACCGATTTGATGCTTTATCGAGAAAAAAGATTCTTAAAAACTAAATATTAATCGGGCGATCGAAGGCAAAGCCCTTCTCTGTCAGCTTAATTTTTCCTGCAGCAATTTTCGGATCATGCTCAAAGAATAATGTCCAATCTTCGTCAACTGCTTGTTTGAATATCTTTTTTTTATCTGCCAGTGTATCCAGCGGTTGAAGATCGAAACCCATTATGTAAGGCAACGGAATATGAGATGTGAATGGTGCTAAGTCCGCGGGATAAAACAAAGTCGAACTTCCATCTGTAATTTTTAGCATCTGAAGTGCGGGTGTATGTCCGCTTGAAACTAATACTGATATACCATCGAATAATTCTTTTTCACCCTCTACAAGATTGAGTACTCCATGTTCTTGAAGTGGCAGATAATCTTTTTGAGAATAGCTTGCCCTATCTCTTTCGGTTGGTTTTAAAGAATTATCCCACTGCTTTTTTTGGACATAATATTTCGCATTCGGGAAAGCCGGTATTAATTTACCATTTTGGTTTAAGGTTGATCCACCTGCGTGATCGAAGTGAAGATGAGATAAAATTACATCTGTAACTTGATCGGTTTTTATATTATTTTTTGCAAGTGATCTCTGCAGTTCACCTGTTTCTGTTTCTAGCGTGTAAAGATCTCTGAACTTTTCTGTAATTTTATTTCCGTTGCCATTATCCATCAAAATTCTTTTACCGTTTCCCACAATCATCAAACACCTTGCCGCAAGTTGAACACGGTTTCGGTCATCGGCATTATTCGTTTTTTCCCAGAGAACTTTCGGAATCACTCCGAACATCGCACCTCCATCAAGCCAGAACGTCCCTGTTTCAATTGGATAAATTTCGTAGGATCCGATTTTCATGTTTTCACCTCTTATTGTTACTCTCTTACCAACTGGAAGTTATTCATTTTGTTCTTTTCTCGTTTTGTGTAACTGATGTGAAGTTAAATTAAAAAGGTCGGTTAAAATGACCGACCTTCAATTATTTGTCTCCCCAAACATTTTATTTTCTAAAGCGTGAATTCTCAGCGCTCAAATCTGCAAATGGTTTTTCAGGGTGAATCTTCTTCGCTTTCGCGAGCAACGCATCTTCAGTCTCCGGATGATTTGGATCCGGGACACAGCAATCGACCGGACATACCGCTGCACATTGTTCCTGATTAAAGTGACCTACACATTCGGTACATTTTTCCGGAACGATATAATAAAAATCGTTGGATAATGCATCAAACATTTGACCGTTAAGCTCATATTGAGCGCCACCAGCATATATAGCAGTATTGGGGCATTCCGGCTCACATGCGCCACAGTTTATACATTCTTCGGTGATCATTGTTGCCATGCTAAATCTCCTAAATTGAATTCTTTTGAGTGATTAAATCTAGATAATGGGTACCAACAGAAATTCTGTCTGACCTAATATTGATAATTTCTTGATGTATAGTATAAGAAAAAGTTGGATGAAAATCAAAGAAATT contains:
- a CDS encoding 4Fe-4S dicluster domain-containing protein, coding for MATMITEECINCGACEPECPNTAIYAGGAQYELNGQMFDALSNDFYYIVPEKCTECVGHFNQEQCAAVCPVDCCVPDPNHPETEDALLAKAKKIHPEKPFADLSAENSRFRK
- the queG gene encoding tRNA epoxyqueuosine(34) reductase QueG; the protein is MTELSEDIRARAKDIGFSLIGFANAEPLINEGLKLDDWLDRKYNGTMRWLEKKKDERKNPLKIMPYAKSVIVCAINYYQPEISTSNSKGKISRYAWGADYHTVLKSKLKELSEFISSKRPGALNYIEVDTGPIMEKVWAHRAGIGWQGKHSIIINQKYGSWIFLGIILTDIELRYDHSTQDMCGSCTLCINVCPTNAIATPYLLDASKCISYLTIEHRGEVSKDLSDKYDNWIYGCDICQNICPWNQKNTNITDEPEFVPREYSIGIEHEKILSMNETEFNKLFENSPIKRRKLEGMQENVRNILQNKKE
- a CDS encoding MBL fold metallo-hydrolase — translated: MKIGSYEIYPIETGTFWLDGGAMFGVIPKVLWEKTNNADDRNRVQLAARCLMIVGNGKRILMDNGNGNKITEKFRDLYTLETETGELQRSLAKNNIKTDQVTDVILSHLHFDHAGGSTLNQNGKLIPAFPNAKYYVQKKQWDNSLKPTERDRASYSQKDYLPLQEHGVLNLVEGEKELFDGISVLVSSGHTPALQMLKITDGSSTLFYPADLAPFTSHIPLPYIMGFDLQPLDTLADKKKIFKQAVDEDWTLFFEHDPKIAAGKIKLTEKGFAFDRPINI